CCGATTTTTACGGAGAAAGACATTCAACGTATTTCTAAGTATTTGCGGATGAAAGAACGCGATTTTATAAATCAATATCTGAAAAGAGATTCGGATGATTTTATGGTGTTAAAAACCGCTCCGTGTGCTTTTTTAGATATAACTGATACTACCTGCCTTGTCTATAATGTAAGGCCAAAAGCCTGTGCTGACTATTCACATACTAATCGCAAAAAATTTATACAACTTACTGATATAACTCTTAAAAATACGGAAATATGTCCTGCGACCTTTCGTATTGTTGAAGCATTGAAAAAGCGAATTCCTTTGTGAATTTGAAACGTTGGAAATGTAGTGAGCATGTCTGAATAAGATTGCCTTTTTTCAGGTATGCTCAGTTCTCAAAGTTAGATTGTAGGCTGTTTTTTATACTTTTCAACTATATTTCTTTTGAATAAAATAGTTCATATGATATAATTTTATAGCATCTGCTTTTTATAAAAATTACAATTTTAACTGTATCGTAGCATAAAAACTACGCGGTAAAGCAGGAATAATTCCGGGGCCGGGATATCCTATGGCGCGCTGGGTAAAATACCGTGCGTTAAATACATTATTGATACCTGTTTCCAGCCTCCATTTTTTGTAACGATATGAAAAGGAAGCATCCCAAACCGAATACGAAGGAATAGTACCAATAATTCCACTCTGATTATCCGTTCTATCCTGAGGTGCATTAGATGCATCTGTAAATTGATTGCCTAAGTAGTTATATTGAATGCTTGCTAAAAAATTTTGATATCCTAATTTAATACCTGTACGCAAATTAAGTTCCGGAACAAATTCGACAGATTTGCCTTTTACACCGGGAATTTCCGATTCCAAATATTTGGATTGGGTAACTGCCAGATTGGTATAAAAATGTAACTTGTAACTTTTTGCTTTTTCAAAAAAAGAGGCTCTGATATTCCAATCTATCAAGCTTTCCAGACCATATATAAATGCACGACCTATATTTCCTCTGAAACGGACTGTACGCCCGGTTTCAATTGCCTGGCCACTTGCATTGATTCTGGTTTCGGCACGTAATACTTCCCCAATTCTGTCATTGTATAATAAACCGAATATATTAACGTCATACGACAGTAAGTTTTTATAATGCCCTCTCAGGCCCAGATCGGCAGTAAAACCTTTTTCATCATTAATAGCAGAGTCTACTTGAAATGTAGGATTGACCACTCGGATGTCCGTAAAGGTAACCGAACGATAGTTTTGGGAGATATTACCATAGGCTTCAACTGCTGGTATGGGTTTATAACTTAAGCCAATACCTAGCAATAAGCGCGTTCTTTCCAGGGTTCTGTTATCTTCAAAAGTGTTATCTCTGATGATGTTATTGGCAAGGTCGCGATCAACCGAGCGAAAAGTACCTCTGCTTGCTGTTTTGATATACTCAAAACGAAATCCTGGTGTAACAGACAACTGATTGCTGAGGTAAAAAATATTTTCACCAAAGAAAGCGAAATTCAAATTTGGAAAATCAAAATCGGATTGTCTTAAATCTACAGGTAAATTTTCGTCAGCATAATCTACAAAACTAAAATCGGCATCATTACCTGTAGTTCCGGGTCCTTGCCGCTCCGAATTATAGGCCTGGTAGTATTTTCCGCCTACAAGTAATGTAGATTTTTTATTGCTGAAAGTATAATTTGTGAGGTATCGTAATTCCGCTCCCCAATTTCTAAACCGTCCTTTTTGCAGGTCTCTGAGTTCATTTAAATCATCTTCCTGCGATACGCGATTCGTTCTAAAACCAATAGCATTTCTTGAAGAATTAAGACCGAATAGTGTTACATCCAACTGATTGTCAATACTGAACCTGTGGTTTAGTTTTAATGCCATCAGATTCCAGTTTACGCTAAACCAGTTACGTATGCGGTTGCTAAAATCCGGGTTTTCATAAAACTGAGTATCCGTAAGTCCGCCGGGCTGTTGGGCGGTATATCCCAAGTGTGTAAATTCGAAGCCTATTTTTGTGTTTTTCGTTACTTGATAATTAAGACGGGTATAGGCATTGAAAGCTTTTAAGCCCATATTAGATCTTGGCGCTTCATTTAGATTATTTTTATAGGCGACATAAGTATAGTAGCTAAATTTGCCATTTGTGCCACTTATACTATTGAACGTGGCATAACCGCAATTGGTGTCATAGGTTTGCCGTGCGACAAACGTTAATGGTTTTGTTGAAGGTTGTTTGAGTTTAAAATTCATTAACCCTCCAAACTGTGTGCCGTATTGCAATGAGGCTGCCCCACGTATAATTTGGATTTCTTTTAAGGCCTCTACGGGTGGTGTGTAATAACTTTCGGGATACCCCAGTACATCGGCACTAATATCATAGCCGTTTTGGCGGGTATTAAAATTTGCAGTCCTGTTAGGATCCAACCCTCGTCCGCCAACGGCTAATTGTAAACCGCAATTCGTACTTTCATAAATATTAAGCCCCGTAATCTGTGCATATACTTGACGTGCATTACCACCGGATTTGTTTCCCACAATTTGATCTACTATTATTACTTCATTCTTTTTGCCGGCATATATTGCTGTTCCTTCTACATCTTTCAGGTGTTTCAGATCGAACATTTCTTTTCGTTTTGCTTGGATCACAACTTCGGAAAGGTGATAACTTTTACTCATCGTAACGGAGATGTTCTTATCACCATCCATAAAAATTTGTTCTTCGTGCCAGGTATACGCATCATTATAAAATATCAGTAAGTGCTCTCCGGCTTTTAAATCCTGTATCTCAAAATAACCTTTCACATTGCTGATACTTTCTTTTCTTGAGGTTTTGTCAAATAATTTTACATAACGTACGGGTTGTTTGGTTTGCCGATCTATTATAGTTCCCGATAACTTGTATTGCGCCTGTAATATAATTGGCAAGAAAATGGCCAGTGCTGAAATTAGATTTTTAAAATCCATAAATACTATCGTTAAAAGGAAGAATCCAGTCTTTGTGTTTGAAAGATTCTTTAATTTTTGTCAAATCTATGTTTGGGTCAATATAAGGTTGGCTACGCCTTCCGTTTAGTGCCACATAACTCTCTACGTAAACTTCCGGATTTTTAATTCCTTGCTTTTTATAATGTGCCGCTAAGAAGTGTGCATACTGCAAGATAAAGTCGGGTTGAGTTTGCATTTGTTTTTCCTGAAAGCTATTGAGAAAATGGTGATTTCTTATGTAGAACTGTTTATTTGTTTCCGGGTTTACTACTTTAAATTGCGCATAACCTGCTTTTTCCATAAG
This window of the Flavobacteriaceae bacterium genome carries:
- a CDS encoding TonB-dependent receptor, producing MDFKNLISALAIFLPIILQAQYKLSGTIIDRQTKQPVRYVKLFDKTSRKESISNVKGYFEIQDLKAGEHLLIFYNDAYTWHEEQIFMDGDKNISVTMSKSYHLSEVVIQAKRKEMFDLKHLKDVEGTAIYAGKKNEVIIVDQIVGNKSGGNARQVYAQITGLNIYESTNCGLQLAVGGRGLDPNRTANFNTRQNGYDISADVLGYPESYYTPPVEALKEIQIIRGAASLQYGTQFGGLMNFKLKQPSTKPLTFVARQTYDTNCGYATFNSISGTNGKFSYYTYVAYKNNLNEAPRSNMGLKAFNAYTRLNYQVTKNTKIGFEFTHLGYTAQQPGGLTDTQFYENPDFSNRIRNWFSVNWNLMALKLNHRFSIDNQLDVTLFGLNSSRNAIGFRTNRVSQEDDLNELRDLQKGRFRNWGAELRYLTNYTFSNKKSTLLVGGKYYQAYNSERQGPGTTGNDADFSFVDYADENLPVDLRQSDFDFPNLNFAFFGENIFYLSNQLSVTPGFRFEYIKTASRGTFRSVDRDLANNIIRDNTFEDNRTLERTRLLLGIGLSYKPIPAVEAYGNISQNYRSVTFTDIRVVNPTFQVDSAINDEKGFTADLGLRGHYKNLLSYDVNIFGLLYNDRIGEVLRAETRINASGQAIETGRTVRFRGNIGRAFIYGLESLIDWNIRASFFEKAKSYKLHFYTNLAVTQSKYLESEIPGVKGKSVEFVPELNLRTGIKLGYQNFLASIQYNYLGNQFTDASNAPQDRTDNQSGIIGTIPSYSVWDASFSYRYKKWRLETGINNVFNARYFTQRAIGYPGPGIIPALPRSFYATIQLKL